The Haliotis asinina isolate JCU_RB_2024 chromosome 2, JCU_Hal_asi_v2, whole genome shotgun sequence genomic interval TGTTGTCTCTCAGTTGCGGGTACTCACTTACCAGCTTCTCCACAACCTCCTCCCGCTGTTTGACACTCGGGATGATCGTGTACGGCTGGATCCCGTCTGACAAACACCGAATGAGAAGATTCATTTTTGGACCGTCCAAAACTTGCTTTGATTCCAGAGCGTTGAGCAGAACGGGAGGAAATAGCTTTTTTGGTAATGTGTACGGATGAGGCCAACTCAGAGGATTGTTTCCGAAGCTGTTTTCAAACTGAGATATGATTTCTTCTCGCCTCGTGTTGGCGTTAAAGGCGTCGTTTATGGAAGGTCTACTTGGCACTGTGGAATGGGAGTAGGACGGGTGCAGGGCTTCCTCTGCCTGGTGCGCTGGGTCTTTATCTTGGCTGCTGTCGTCAGTTTGTGATGCATTGATGGGGGAGGAGTTCTCATAAACCTGAATGTCCAAAGATTCATCGTCAAACGCGtcatttttgacaaatccaGTGACAAATCTGTCACCAACCACAGCCGGAAATTCAGACTGCCTTTCTTCACTTCGTTTCCGTTTCCGCCGAACAACTTCCGGTGTGTTCATCTTTCGTCGTATGTTCTTGAATTTCTCCGTGAAGATGTGACTCCACCGCTTGAAGCTGCTTGCTCCGTCGATAGCGAGGTAGGGGTACCTTTCAAACAGAGCAGATATGACCTCTTTCTTCTGAGACTGTGAAGGATAGGTTGTGTACCTCAAGATGGAGTCGGCGATCCCTTGGACCAGGATGTGCCTCAAGGACCAGTCCAGCTGTTCCTGGTTCTCTAGCGCTCTCTTTAGCTTCTGAGGAAATATGTCACTCGGAAGAACATAAGGGCATGGCCAAGATGACGTCTGGAAATGCACCTCAGGCATATACTCGAGGTCCTCTGGATCATTCTGACCATCATCAGACAAGGGAACTAACTCCTCACCAGACAGATCAATAGTGAGGGGTCCGTCTGCATCTTCCGGTTCGTCCTGAGCCGGACTTCCGTCCGAAAAGGGTGATGTGGAGTTTGGCACTGAAACACCAGGTGGCGCTGAGGGAAGGGCATCAGTTTCCGGTTCATGTGTTTGAAGCACAACTCTGTCACTTGATACGTTGTTCTCGTGAACTGGATGTGCATAAAAGGATCGTTCGTTAGTTTGGAATGGTATTTTAACGCTGGAGTCTGAGTACTGTCGCCCGTAAGGCAACTGCACGCATTTCTCAGACTTCAACGAGTCAAACTTGGGGGAAGCGTTATTCGAGTAGGTGAAACGGATGTCCTTGTTCTGAGTGGTCCCTCCTCGGTGGGAACACTGGTCGAGTTTCACGTCAGAGCTGTAGATGTTGGGGTTAACGATACAGGTGACTCTGCTGCGGTCTGGGATGTCGTCGCCATCTTCAAGGTCAACATACGCCTCCCAGCTGGGGTCATAAACCTGCAGCAAAGTGGGCGTGGCAGGGGGCAAGTTGAACCGCTCCAGAATAATCTGCCAAAGTAGAAATGAATAGTTTTTCAGTGTTTTGCAACAGAATTACTGTTACATCAAGACCTGTTAGATAACCTTGGgtatatgttttgtaaaatgtattaCTGGGAGTTTAAATAGCCAGCACGACCGAAGTTAACTATCCATGTTAAAAGAGTGTCATATCAATACTTTGATGCATAAAATATAATCTGTAAAATTTTCTGGGATGGGTGTACCCCCTGGGCTACCTAAGGGCCTAACAACTGAGACTGTTAGTAGGTGTTATGACATAACTTTATTCATTATCAAAATATAACGGATGGTAAGTTCGCTGTCAAGTCATCGTATCTAAGTTGcgtgatcgatgttcatgctgttgatccctggattatctggtccagactcagttatttacagacagccgccatacatgcggcgtaaaacaacaaagcaaCCAAACTAGTTAGCCACGTCAACTGCTGAGGGATTTGGGTGTTCACATCAGGATTTTACTAACGCTTCACACAACATGTCCTGAAACCAAACCGACCAGACGAGGGAAGGAGACTGCTTTTAGTGTGAATATGCGCTGACTGTTAGTCACTTACCGTCATGAGGTGCTGTCTCGTCCACGGTTCTTTCAGTTGGACAGCCTTCTGAGAATCACCACACTTGACCAGCACACTCCGGACAGCGTACATCtgcacagagtgagtgagtgagttgtttatTTTTTCGACACTCGATAAATATATTTGCCACCTGCGCAGTTCATCTTTAATACAGGTAATTGTAAACGTTTTTAACGACGCACACGGCAGCATTCTAGCAATAAGACGGTGGCATGTAAATATGTCAGTTAGGATCAAACTCAGTGATCAACACagctctgcttttagcaatgttccagcaatatctcggtgGAGGTGCTTCATACCCTGTCCCAATATGGGGAATCGTGCTTCATACCCTGTCCCAATATGGGGAATCGGGTCTGAAGCGCGACAAGTGAACTAacgctatcccaccgccccattAGTACTAGAGGTGatatggtagtagtagtaacagtgcATAACAAATATTAGATCTCCAGTTTGAATTAAGAGGATATAGGTGATTCAGAAAGAAAgtccatacatgtatatagtcaTTCAGTACTCGGGTACCGCGCCTCCCCCTGTTTGCTTATCTTTCTTACAAATTCGCAATTTCCCGTGTTTATGTGCTGgcttttcaacaatattttttttatgcagAAACCAATACAATTTACAGTTCGATAAAATTCAACATGTGTCCTGAAAGATTATTGAAACTCCCGTGAAAACGGGTAAAAATAATCTGTGCATTCTATTGAGCCCCCACCATAACACAACATCTGCCCATTTCCCTCACTATAACACAAAATGACAGCATGTGTTCAGCGCCGAGACGTGTGATACAACACTGAAGAAAGTATTAGCAAAGAAGGTATGAATTAAACACACTTAATGAGAGTGGTTCTAATAGCAAACATAAGCGAAATAAGTATAACAATTCCATTAAAAActacaaaataataatatacatttaACGGAAATTAACCCTGTAAACAACAGAGGACAGTGCCCCTCGCATCCATTGTGACAACATGACTGGGTCATTGTGACCTGGACGCCAGCTGGTGTAAACCCAACCAGTATGCTTGCACCTAGTGTGTATTTTTACACCGCAGTACAAAACCATTTCCGACATTGCATGAACACACAATAGGATATAAGATACGACATAACATACAGCGTAATCGCCCAAACCCACCTTAAATATCCCCGACACGAAAGCGTTAAGTTACACACACTCGGTCCGGCCATTACCTTGTGCATTCAATACGCATGCGCAGTATCGATTTTCTGCACTGTGATGCTTCTATTTTTAGCGCAGCTGTCTGTCACAGGGTATGTTTACACGGCACGGGGCTTCGCCTTGTCAATAGCACGTCAACACACATCGTTGCTGTTGCCGACGTGGTAAGGTGTGATGCAGAGATAAACAACACGTGCGTGTATATACACACTGGTAGAAGAAAACGTTTGTCGATGTGACAGATTGTCGAGACGGGTTGCCGTGTGACTTAGATGCTGATAAATAATGAGAATCttataaatgatatttgtatagataacagcttctttattatattATGAAGGGTACATCAAGTAGATCAAGaagtgtctctctctctctctctctctctctctctctctctctctctctctctctctctctctctctctctctctctctctctctctctctctctctctctctctctctgtaaatttaaaaatttaagTCTTCCGAGTAGTATTGATCTACGCTGttgatgttgatctctggattttctggtcccgagtcgattattattattaacaaaCCCTCCaccatatatactgagtcagaaTTAAACTTTACAATTCAtatttgtaaatgaaaatattaattaaGAAAACTGATTACACCACATTTAAGTCAATACAAACGTTGTGCAGCCACAATAATGCTAAACCCTTTCACGttccactggtcacgtgatcttatcaatgtacatgtattcggTCGCATGTTCCAACCACACTTTCCTTCTAtaacgtcactgtagggctctggcgactgagtcacgtaacctgtctgcagtttcgtttgcgggagagagagagaagcagacggctttttcgcaacttttgagcgcttggtattaatttaccacatttttttgtgaaaaaaatggtgttccgtgtATGACTAACCAGAGGTCTTTCATatccagtgataaaaagagtagcAAAAAATTGACTTTAGAAGTTCTTTAAAGCGCTAGTGCCGCCGCTCTCAAATGTGcagcgtgaacgtgccgttTGCGTGTCGGGAGGCGGGAACGTCAGTAACTGACGTTGCAGGACAATAGGGTGCAGCTGTCGGATTGTTATGGTTTACAGACTCCGCTGCCAACTGCATGCACAACTGCTGCTATGATCGCCTTAGGAAGATTGTGTTATGTCACTTCCGTAACCGCTCTTTGGCGGCTGAAGGAACCAGAAATGAGCAGGTTAGGGGTCgattaaatattgtttacaCCATAACATCGACGTCAGCGTTTGCTGTGGACCCATCACCTCCGATGGACTCAGAAGACTGCGTGAAATcgggttcagtgatgaatgaaGATTTACCCTCAGATTTCCTGATCATAGGGCGAGAGTGTAGATCGGACGCTGTGAACGCTATGTTCAGTGTTCAGGAAGTTGACAGATTTGGGGTCGGAAGCCATGGtttggggtgctttctgtgagAGAGCCTGGTGCCGACTTCTGGTTATCTGGGATCATGCTGCAGGTTACCGCGACTACTCACGAACCTATTCCAATCATGACAGCACATGGTACTGGTCTGCAATTTCAGTATGACAATGCCAGGCCCCATACAGCCATCTTGACCAGGATGTACCCACAGACAACAGGAAACAACGGTTTGACTAGCCGTCAAGGTCATCTGATTTCAGTTGGACCGGGCACATCTGGGATGTTCTTGGTAGACGTCTGCGCACTCTCAAGAACCAACTCCAGAAGTTGCAGGATCCTGGTGCTGCTTTGCAGGAACAATGGCACTGACTCCCCAGTATTGAGTTTACATGCATCAGACAGCCCGTGGAGGTGTTGCTGGGCAGTTGTGAACGAAAGGAGTGGTCATACACGCAActgaacatttgaaacatcaggTTAATTTAAGTGACCTCTCACTTTGTTTACGCCTATTACTGACAAATTCAGTAACAACATGGAACCGATTTGGGGCATTGTGATTATTCTCAGTTCATCATATCGACCTTAGCAAATAAATGACTACCTCTATATCGCGTTCTTGTGTCCTTTGTAAtctattatattatatattccataatatttcatttatattttcgtATATTTAATATGTGATTATGAAGTTTTcgtttgaatatagttttggaACAGAGAAACATATAATGTgcccctagtctgtctcacagtccctgaaccacatcattttccctGCAGCCTGTCCCTCCCCGCAGTACCGAGGCTCTAAagaaagcaagtctagatttcctcaggctCAGGAATCTCTGGTCGCCCttaggctccttttcaatttcaacaggtttgtttgttacgaccaaaattatatattcgcaaactaagcattagtctaatgTGTAACAGGACACAACAGAGCATGAATCATTCGTAACTATTCGCTTCTTTCCGAAAGGTTACGGAAAGGAACGAGTGGGTACGAATGACCGAGAGTATGCCCAAACCTGGGTAACTGATGTTTTCAGGGTTTTCAAGGTGGTAGACTAGTGTTTGGTCTCCGAATAAACATACTTTGATAGAAGCAATTAATTCCCTTTAAACTGAAAAACAGCCCTCGCGACATTGGAGagtcagaacctgaggaaatcaagacttgcttcatttaggatatGCGTGGCTAAACGGGTtggaagaaaatgaaaacagactgTAGACACACACACTTCTCGTGCGGCATCAATGCATTACCTTACGAGATGCTTCCTTTCACGCAATTTTGTGCTACAAAAGGAGATGAGGTGAAAGGGGGTTTAACGTATTTCGCTCATATGGCGACGCACatgcgtgtatatgtgtggctccttgtactagcccagacttaaatCGTTTTTATACTGTCACTTCACTGAGGTACCGTGCCACAGGTAAGCATGAATACCTATCctgacacattatactgactgcTAGCCGACCAGTCGTTGCTGTACCA includes:
- the LOC137272483 gene encoding uncharacterized protein: MYAVRSVLVKCGDSQKAVQLKEPWTRQHLMTIILERFNLPPATPTLLQVYDPSWEAYVDLEDGDDIPDRSRVTCIVNPNIYSSDVKLDQCSHRGGTTQNKDIRFTYSNNASPKFDSLKSEKCVQLPYGRQYSDSSVKIPFQTNERSFYAHPVHENNVSSDRVVLQTHEPETDALPSAPPGVSVPNSTSPFSDGSPAQDEPEDADGPLTIDLSGEELVPLSDDGQNDPEDLEYMPEVHFQTSSWPCPYVLPSDIFPQKLKRALENQEQLDWSLRHILVQGIADSILRYTTYPSQSQKKEVISALFERYPYLAIDGASSFKRWSHIFTEKFKNIRRKMNTPEVVRRKRKRSEERQSEFPAVVGDRFVTGFVKNDAFDDESLDIQVYENSSPINASQTDDSSQDKDPAHQAEEALHPSYSHSTVPSRPSINDAFNANTRREEIISQFENSFGNNPLSWPHPYTLPKKLFPPVLLNALESKQVLDGPKMNLLIRCLSDGIQPYTIIPSVKQREEVVEKLVSEYPQLRDNTTTGWNSHFIKLSERFKNIRRRIMPGRRSRTFHNSAFAVHHIPPQPSPGETGSVDISNIKIEIN